The following coding sequences lie in one Moritella viscosa genomic window:
- the chb gene encoding N,N'-diacetylchitobiase, with translation MKKTAIALGLSAALVGCTTTLETSSTQTVVDAISSSVQVTYQVNQKLEGDSAAICKSLGAEWAACQDATIQLTNNGVAINSNQWEIYFHSIRRILDVKSPAFTIEHINGDLHKITPTAEFKGFEANSTVEINFIAEYWSLFETDVIPRYYVTAENAEPKVIASTNTEDMSEIMASLTGENLKRHAGDNNIVMNANTRFDKNKGTAQLSVSTIANKILPTPVWQDSAITGSADLSKGININAPAMNTASLAAVTSRFNNFGVNVSGKFPVNVIIAPLQLDTTYAKSGGYSLQISDSGAEIIAFDNAGALYALQSMTSLIPSDFSSNKVISQVSVKDAPNFEYRGMEVDIARNFHSKASLLRLLDQMSAYKLNKFHIHLTDDEGWRLAIPGLPELTDIGSQRCHDLDENNCLLPQLGSGPTSDNPGSGYLSKDDYIELVQFADARNIEVIPEIDMPAHARAGVVSMEARYNKYKDSDITKANEYRLADPDDESVYTTIQFYNDGILNPCMDSTYKFISKVISEVQLMHQEAGQPLKTWHMGGDEAKNIHLGNGYEQTGGSTAWKGDKDLTKESMPWAKSPQCIAQVAADDGLETAHDLGPMFVKKVANIISSAGIEKTQLWQDGLKDVESKDLPLTAVANVWETLYWGGANTSNHMVEQGFEVVQSHPDYLYFDFPQEVNPKERGYYWATRYTDSKKVFKFSPNNLPQNAETSKDRDGNNFNIKGDTENRGYNGISGQLWSEVVRTDEQFEYMVFPRILPLAERAWHKASWELDYIKDREFKGGETTFVDTNEQQTEWIQFANIIGQRELAKIDSTGIQYRLPVPGGKIESGKLVTNVAFPGLEVQYSTDSGSSWVTWTKPVEVTSAELRTVSPDGKRFSRITSVK, from the coding sequence ATGAAAAAAACAGCAATAGCACTTGGATTAAGTGCCGCATTGGTAGGTTGTACTACAACTTTAGAAACGTCATCAACACAAACCGTTGTTGATGCAATATCGTCATCGGTACAAGTTACCTATCAAGTAAATCAAAAGCTTGAAGGTGACTCAGCAGCAATATGTAAATCGCTTGGCGCTGAATGGGCGGCATGTCAAGATGCCACTATTCAATTAACCAATAACGGCGTTGCGATCAATTCCAATCAGTGGGAGATATACTTTCATAGTATTCGCCGAATCTTAGATGTTAAATCACCAGCGTTTACGATTGAACATATCAATGGTGACTTGCATAAAATCACACCGACTGCTGAATTTAAGGGATTTGAAGCCAACTCAACAGTAGAAATAAACTTCATTGCAGAATATTGGTCATTATTTGAAACAGATGTGATCCCACGTTATTACGTGACTGCCGAAAACGCAGAGCCTAAAGTTATCGCAAGTACTAATACAGAAGATATGTCCGAAATAATGGCATCATTAACGGGCGAAAATTTAAAACGTCATGCCGGTGATAACAATATAGTCATGAATGCTAATACGCGGTTTGATAAAAATAAAGGGACCGCCCAACTGTCTGTATCTACAATAGCAAACAAGATTTTACCAACCCCTGTTTGGCAAGATTCCGCTATTACCGGAAGTGCAGACCTCAGTAAAGGCATTAACATTAATGCTCCGGCCATGAATACGGCGTCACTTGCTGCAGTTACAAGCCGATTTAATAATTTCGGTGTGAATGTTTCAGGTAAATTCCCAGTAAACGTGATTATTGCACCTCTACAATTAGACACTACTTATGCTAAATCTGGAGGCTATAGCCTCCAGATTTCAGATAGCGGTGCTGAGATTATTGCATTTGATAATGCCGGCGCACTCTACGCATTACAATCAATGACATCACTTATCCCTTCTGACTTTTCATCTAACAAAGTGATTTCTCAAGTCAGTGTTAAAGATGCGCCAAACTTTGAGTACCGTGGAATGGAAGTCGATATTGCGCGTAACTTCCACAGCAAAGCATCGCTTTTACGCTTACTCGATCAAATGAGTGCGTATAAACTGAATAAATTCCATATCCACCTAACTGATGATGAAGGCTGGCGATTAGCTATCCCTGGATTACCAGAATTAACAGATATTGGTTCACAGCGTTGCCACGATTTAGACGAGAACAACTGTTTATTACCTCAACTTGGGTCTGGTCCAACATCAGATAACCCCGGCTCAGGTTATTTATCTAAAGACGATTACATCGAATTAGTCCAATTTGCTGATGCTCGTAATATTGAAGTTATTCCTGAGATTGATATGCCAGCACATGCGCGTGCTGGTGTGGTTTCAATGGAAGCACGTTATAACAAATATAAAGATTCTGATATTACAAAAGCAAATGAATATCGCTTAGCAGATCCTGATGATGAATCCGTTTATACTACTATTCAGTTCTACAATGACGGTATCTTAAATCCTTGCATGGATTCAACTTATAAGTTCATTAGTAAAGTTATTTCTGAAGTGCAATTAATGCACCAAGAAGCCGGTCAACCATTAAAAACATGGCACATGGGCGGTGATGAAGCTAAAAATATTCATTTAGGTAATGGTTATGAGCAGACGGGCGGGTCTACGGCTTGGAAAGGTGATAAAGACTTAACTAAAGAATCAATGCCGTGGGCTAAATCACCACAATGTATCGCGCAAGTCGCCGCAGATGATGGCTTAGAAACAGCGCATGATCTTGGTCCTATGTTTGTTAAAAAAGTAGCAAATATCATTTCTTCTGCAGGTATTGAAAAAACACAGCTTTGGCAAGATGGGCTTAAAGATGTTGAGTCCAAAGATCTACCATTGACTGCTGTTGCTAACGTTTGGGAAACCTTATACTGGGGTGGAGCGAATACATCAAATCACATGGTAGAGCAAGGTTTCGAAGTCGTTCAATCACATCCGGATTATCTGTATTTTGATTTTCCCCAAGAAGTAAACCCTAAAGAACGTGGTTATTATTGGGCAACGCGTTACACAGACAGCAAAAAAGTATTTAAATTCTCACCGAACAATTTACCTCAGAATGCTGAAACATCTAAAGACCGTGATGGTAACAACTTTAATATAAAAGGTGACACGGAAAATCGTGGATACAATGGTATTTCGGGTCAACTTTGGAGTGAGGTAGTACGTACGGATGAACAGTTTGAGTACATGGTGTTCCCACGGATCTTACCATTAGCAGAACGAGCGTGGCATAAAGCATCATGGGAACTCGATTATATTAAAGATCGCGAATTCAAAGGTGGCGAGACTACATTTGTCGATACCAACGAGCAGCAGACTGAGTGGATTCAGTTTGCTAACATCATTGGACAACGTGAACTGGCTAAAATAGATTCAACGGGTATTCAATATCGCTTACCAGTACCTGGTGGGAAAATAGAATCAGGTAAACTGGTCACGAACGTCGCATTCCCTGGTCTAGAGGTACAATACAGCACAGACTCAGGTTCATCATGGGTAACTTGGACTAAACCTGTTGAAGTAACATCCGCAGAATTAAGAACGGTATCACCCGATGGTAAACGCTTTAGTCGTATCACAAGCGTAAAATAA
- the chiP gene encoding chitoporin gives MNKLSLSTVSLAVSTALFSTGASAYVLGTENTGNVEVYGVVAVSAYGHTGDDTNVTDYSIDNETRIGFRGSKQMTDGINVIFQVESGYTDVDDWAGGGLGFRDTFVGVEGDYGKVTIGRQLTPMYEIVDWPFTNPGLGRVFDPAATGDIAYMYDRTESIRYFAPAMGNLNINVATGRAGSGEDAHWFGGAAKYKAFDTITLHATFEYGNNRQSKAAVDGVAAGHKIDENGVIVPVAAVAPIDAVVTDTFTYLVGFEAPILDTGISIAAAYKYGQAENIATKNVDSQGSYSVVAQSWNGPLGIKLGYAATEDVDSDDNSNTEKGSSVTSLQVMGVVNGFVPYVRLGMTDQLGWGASPLDDQEVFARVGLEYGF, from the coding sequence ATGAATAAATTAAGTCTATCGACAGTATCTTTAGCGGTATCAACTGCTTTATTTTCAACTGGCGCGAGTGCATACGTATTAGGCACCGAAAATACAGGTAATGTGGAAGTCTACGGTGTCGTCGCTGTATCTGCGTATGGGCACACTGGTGATGATACGAATGTGACAGATTACAGTATTGATAACGAAACACGTATCGGTTTTCGCGGTAGCAAGCAAATGACTGATGGGATAAACGTCATATTTCAAGTTGAATCAGGGTATACAGATGTAGATGACTGGGCTGGTGGCGGTCTAGGTTTCCGTGATACATTCGTGGGTGTTGAGGGGGATTACGGTAAAGTAACTATTGGTCGGCAGTTAACGCCTATGTACGAAATTGTGGATTGGCCTTTTACCAACCCTGGTCTAGGCCGCGTATTTGACCCTGCCGCAACAGGTGATATTGCTTACATGTACGATCGCACGGAGTCTATTCGATATTTCGCCCCTGCGATGGGAAATTTGAATATTAATGTTGCAACTGGTCGTGCTGGCAGTGGTGAAGATGCCCATTGGTTCGGTGGCGCAGCTAAGTATAAAGCGTTTGATACGATCACATTACATGCAACATTTGAGTATGGTAATAATAGACAATCAAAAGCAGCTGTAGATGGTGTAGCAGCAGGACATAAAATTGATGAGAATGGTGTGATTGTACCAGTTGCTGCTGTAGCCCCAATAGACGCAGTTGTAACGGACACTTTTACCTATCTCGTTGGTTTTGAAGCACCAATTTTAGATACTGGCATCAGCATTGCTGCCGCATATAAATACGGCCAAGCTGAGAATATAGCAACTAAAAATGTTGACTCACAAGGTTCATATTCTGTTGTTGCACAATCTTGGAATGGCCCACTGGGTATTAAACTCGGTTATGCTGCAACTGAAGATGTTGATTCAGATGATAACTCAAATACAGAAAAAGGTTCTTCAGTAACATCATTACAAGTAATGGGGGTAGTGAACGGGTTTGTTCCTTACGTGCGTCTTGGTATGACAGACCAACTTGGTTGGGGTGCATCACCGCTTGATGACCAAGAAGTATTTGCTCGTGTAGGTCTTGAATACGGATTCTAA
- the pgmA gene encoding phosphoglucomutase, with protein sequence MAVHPRAGQKALNSDLCNIPALVSNYYINKPDVSKIAERVAFGTSGHRGNAFTSSFNEDHILAISQAIAEYRHEQGITGPLFIGKDTHALSEPANISVIEVLVANGVDVRIQADDGFTPTPVISHAILTHNSNNTIQADGIVITPSHNPPQDGGIKYNPPHGGPADGDVTKIIENRANDIIAEGLTAVKRISFAIAIESAHYQEIDYVAGYVADLENVLNLKAISDAGIKIGVDTLGGSGFAYWEVIAAKYNLDIEVVNDRVDPSFSFMCLDKDGKIRMDCSSPYAMASLISLKDDFDIAIGNDPDYDRHGIVTKSGLMNPNHYLAVAIQYLFSHRKDWPVNAKIGKTLVSSSMIDRVAAKIERPLCEVPVGFKWFVDGLHTADFAFGGEESAGASFLRKNGTVWTTDKDGIILALLSAEILAVTGKDPAQLYAELTEEFGSPVYNRIDAPASFEEKAILSNLSPESVQAKILAGETITAKLTSAPGNDGKIGGLKVTTENGWFAARPSGTEAIYKIYAESFKDEAHLALILSEAQEIVSAALKA encoded by the coding sequence ATGGCAGTTCACCCAAGAGCCGGACAAAAGGCATTAAATTCTGATCTTTGTAATATCCCTGCACTCGTCTCTAATTATTACATCAACAAACCTGATGTAAGTAAAATTGCTGAGCGTGTTGCATTTGGTACATCAGGTCATCGTGGTAACGCTTTTACGTCTTCTTTTAATGAAGACCATATTCTCGCAATTTCTCAAGCTATTGCTGAATACCGCCATGAACAAGGTATCACTGGTCCTTTATTTATCGGTAAAGATACACATGCATTATCTGAACCTGCAAATATTTCAGTTATTGAAGTACTCGTTGCAAATGGCGTTGATGTACGCATTCAAGCGGATGATGGTTTTACACCGACGCCAGTTATCTCACATGCAATCTTAACGCATAACAGTAACAACACAATTCAAGCTGACGGTATTGTGATCACGCCATCACACAACCCCCCACAAGATGGCGGTATTAAATATAACCCGCCACATGGTGGACCAGCCGATGGTGATGTAACTAAAATTATTGAAAACCGTGCCAACGATATTATTGCTGAAGGCTTAACTGCAGTTAAACGTATTAGCTTTGCTATTGCTATTGAGTCTGCTCATTATCAAGAAATTGATTATGTAGCTGGATATGTTGCTGATTTAGAAAACGTGCTCAACCTTAAAGCAATTTCAGATGCAGGCATTAAAATTGGTGTTGATACGTTAGGCGGTTCTGGTTTTGCATACTGGGAAGTGATTGCTGCGAAATATAATTTAGATATTGAAGTAGTAAACGACCGTGTTGACCCAAGTTTTTCATTTATGTGTCTAGATAAAGATGGCAAGATCCGCATGGATTGTTCATCACCCTATGCAATGGCAAGTTTGATCAGCTTAAAAGACGACTTTGATATTGCCATTGGTAATGATCCCGATTATGACCGCCATGGTATTGTAACGAAAAGTGGCTTGATGAATCCGAACCATTACCTTGCTGTTGCAATTCAATACCTATTTAGTCATCGTAAAGATTGGCCTGTAAATGCGAAAATAGGTAAAACACTTGTATCAAGTTCTATGATTGATCGTGTCGCGGCTAAGATTGAACGCCCATTATGTGAAGTACCAGTTGGTTTTAAGTGGTTTGTTGATGGTTTACATACTGCCGATTTTGCCTTTGGTGGTGAAGAAAGTGCAGGTGCATCATTTTTACGTAAAAATGGTACAGTTTGGACTACGGATAAAGACGGCATCATCCTAGCATTACTTTCTGCAGAGATTCTTGCAGTAACAGGTAAAGATCCTGCACAACTCTATGCAGAACTTACTGAAGAATTTGGTTCACCTGTTTATAACCGTATCGATGCGCCAGCTTCATTTGAAGAAAAAGCGATTCTTTCAAATCTATCACCAGAATCAGTTCAGGCTAAAATATTGGCTGGTGAAACAATCACAGCTAAATTAACCAGCGCACCTGGCAATGATGGTAAAATTGGTGGTTTAAAAGTAACCACTGAAAATGGTTGGTTTGCTGCCCGTCCATCAGGGACTGAGGCAATTTACAAAATTTATGCTGAAAGCTTTAAAGATGAGGCGCATTTAGCGTTAATTTTAAGCGAAGCACAAGAAATTGTATCGGCAGCATTAAAAGCTTAA
- the ccoN gene encoding Cbb3-type cytochrome c oxidase, subunit I — protein MSSHSPIKTDYNYKVVRQFTVMAVIWGIVGMSVGVLIAAQLIWPALNFDTPWLTYSRLRPLHTNAVIFAFGTSALMATSFYVVQRTCQARLFGGVLPAIVFWGWQLVIISAVISLPLGYNTTKEYAELEWPIDILITFVWVIYAVVFFGTIVKRRTSHIYVANWFFGAFILTVAVLHIVNSAAIPLNGMKSYSIYGGAIDAMVQWWYGHNAVGFLLTAGFLGMMYYFVPKQANRPVYSYRLSIVHFWALISLYIWAGPHHLHYTALPDWTQSVGMVMSLILFAPSWGGMINGIMTLSGAWHKLRYDPILRFLIVSLSFYGMSTFEGPMMAIKSVNALSHYTDWTIGHVHSGALGWVAMVSIGAIYHLIPVLFNQGRMYSIKLINVHFWLATVGTVLYIVAMWISGVMQGLMWRAVNADGTLTYSFVESLQASYPFYFVRFLGGVFFVTGMLLMAYNVFKTISAADHSIKADAEAA, from the coding sequence ATGAGCTCTCATTCACCTATAAAAACTGACTATAACTATAAAGTTGTACGACAGTTTACTGTGATGGCCGTTATCTGGGGTATTGTTGGTATGTCAGTAGGTGTGCTAATTGCAGCACAGCTAATTTGGCCTGCACTAAATTTCGATACACCTTGGTTAACTTATAGCCGTCTTCGTCCCCTACATACCAATGCAGTAATTTTTGCATTTGGTACTTCGGCCCTAATGGCAACATCTTTTTATGTTGTTCAACGTACATGTCAAGCGCGCTTATTTGGTGGCGTTTTACCTGCAATTGTCTTTTGGGGTTGGCAACTTGTTATTATCTCTGCCGTTATATCATTACCACTTGGTTATAATACAACTAAAGAATACGCAGAACTTGAATGGCCGATTGATATTTTAATCACCTTTGTTTGGGTTATTTATGCCGTTGTATTCTTTGGTACCATCGTTAAACGCCGCACGTCGCACATTTATGTTGCGAACTGGTTCTTTGGCGCATTCATCTTAACCGTCGCAGTTTTACATATTGTAAACAGTGCAGCTATCCCACTAAATGGAATGAAATCTTATTCTATTTACGGTGGTGCTATTGATGCGATGGTTCAGTGGTGGTACGGCCATAATGCAGTAGGCTTCCTTCTAACTGCTGGTTTCCTAGGCATGATGTATTACTTCGTTCCTAAACAAGCTAATCGTCCTGTTTACTCATATCGCTTATCTATTGTTCACTTCTGGGCATTAATATCGTTATACATTTGGGCTGGTCCTCATCACCTTCATTACACTGCACTACCTGATTGGACTCAATCAGTTGGTATGGTAATGTCATTAATTCTATTTGCGCCATCCTGGGGCGGTATGATTAATGGTATTATGACGCTTTCAGGAGCATGGCATAAACTACGTTATGACCCTATCCTTCGTTTTCTAATTGTATCTTTATCTTTCTACGGTATGTCTACGTTCGAAGGTCCAATGATGGCAATTAAGAGTGTCAACGCATTATCGCATTACACTGACTGGACTATTGGTCACGTACACTCAGGTGCACTCGGTTGGGTTGCAATGGTATCTATTGGTGCTATCTATCACTTAATCCCAGTGTTATTTAATCAGGGTCGTATGTATAGCATTAAGCTTATCAATGTTCACTTCTGGTTAGCAACTGTTGGTACAGTTCTTTACATTGTAGCAATGTGGATCTCTGGTGTTATGCAAGGGCTGATGTGGAGAGCGGTAAATGCTGACGGTACTTTAACGTATAGTTTCGTTGAATCACTTCAAGCTTCATACCCATTCTACTTTGTACGCTTCCTTGGTGGTGTGTTCTTTGTGACAGGTATGTTACTTATGGCATATAATGTCTTTAAGACAATCTCTGCTGCAGATCACTCAATCAAAGCTGATGCTGAAGCTGCATAA
- the ccoO gene encoding Cbb3-type cytochrome c oxidase, subunit II: MKHELIEKNIGLLAIFIVIAISFGAMVEITPLFWQKDTTEPLDTLRPYTALEMEGRDIYMRENCVVCHSQMIRPFRAETERYGAYSVAGESVWEHPFLWGSKRTGPDLARVGGRYSDDWHRAHLLDPRSVVPESNMPAFPWLAENVLDGSESAKKLSIFKNYFDVPYTDADIAGAEAAVKGKTELDALVAYLQSLGHALK; the protein is encoded by the coding sequence ATGAAACATGAATTAATTGAAAAGAACATTGGTTTATTAGCGATATTCATCGTTATTGCTATCAGTTTTGGTGCAATGGTTGAGATCACACCATTGTTCTGGCAAAAAGATACGACTGAGCCTTTAGACACTCTACGCCCTTATACGGCACTAGAGATGGAAGGTCGTGATATCTACATGCGTGAGAACTGTGTAGTTTGTCATAGCCAAATGATCCGTCCTTTCCGTGCAGAAACAGAGCGCTATGGTGCATATTCTGTTGCTGGTGAGTCTGTTTGGGAGCATCCATTCTTATGGGGTTCTAAACGTACTGGTCCAGATCTAGCGCGTGTTGGCGGTCGTTATTCTGATGATTGGCATCGTGCTCATTTACTTGATCCACGTAGTGTTGTTCCTGAATCAAACATGCCTGCTTTCCCTTGGTTAGCTGAAAATGTATTAGATGGTTCAGAATCTGCTAAGAAACTAAGTATCTTCAAAAACTACTTTGATGTTCCTTACACAGATGCCGATATTGCTGGTGCAGAAGCCGCAGTGAAAGGCAAAACTGAACTAGACGCTTTGGTTGCTTACCTGCAATCATTAGGTCATGCATTAAAATAA
- the ccoQ gene encoding Cbb3-type cytochrome c oxidase, subunit IV, with the protein MDYGTFQGVYTLILMAIFIGIIVWAYSKRQKRSFNEAANLVFADETVHSDSLNGEQKNKSARI; encoded by the coding sequence ATGGATTACGGTACATTTCAAGGGGTTTATACCCTAATACTAATGGCCATTTTTATCGGTATTATTGTTTGGGCTTACAGCAAACGTCAAAAACGTTCGTTTAATGAAGCTGCTAACTTAGTGTTTGCTGATGAAACAGTCCACAGTGATTCACTTAATGGAGAGCAGAAAAATAAATCTGCTCGTATTTAG
- the ccoP gene encoding Cbb3-type cytochrome c oxidase, subunit III, giving the protein MSTFWSIWITVITLGSIFGCLAILWICNKNDTGVKEGESMGHSFDGIEELNNPLPTWWKYLFIFTCIGGFIYFALYPGLGAYKGLLGWTSANEYQREVSSADDKYAAVFNKLVKTEESNFTEYREIADIAKDPEAVKVGQRLFLQNCSQCHGSDARGAKGFPNLTDGDWLYGGTTADIKTTIMHGRAGVMPGWLAVLGDEKVDNVVTYVVGLSGRKVNARDEAAGKEVFLQTCSACHGADAKGMTMLGAPNLTDKTWLYGGSRKVIQQTISYGRNGVMPAWGKILGEDKVTLLSSYVYSLSVK; this is encoded by the coding sequence ATGAGTACTTTTTGGAGTATTTGGATCACAGTGATCACACTAGGTAGTATTTTTGGTTGCCTAGCTATTCTTTGGATATGTAACAAAAACGATACAGGTGTTAAAGAAGGCGAATCAATGGGTCACTCTTTCGATGGTATCGAAGAGTTAAACAACCCATTACCAACATGGTGGAAATACTTATTTATTTTCACTTGTATTGGTGGTTTCATCTATTTTGCTCTTTACCCTGGCCTAGGTGCTTATAAGGGCCTATTAGGTTGGACAAGTGCAAATGAATACCAGCGCGAAGTTTCGTCTGCAGATGACAAATATGCAGCTGTATTTAACAAATTAGTTAAAACAGAAGAAAGTAACTTTACTGAATACCGTGAAATTGCTGACATCGCGAAAGACCCTGAAGCAGTGAAAGTAGGCCAACGTCTGTTTTTACAAAACTGTTCACAGTGTCATGGTTCTGATGCACGTGGTGCTAAAGGCTTCCCTAACCTAACTGATGGCGATTGGTTATACGGCGGTACAACTGCTGATATCAAAACTACTATCATGCACGGCCGTGCTGGTGTAATGCCAGGTTGGTTAGCTGTATTAGGTGATGAGAAAGTCGATAATGTAGTCACTTATGTTGTTGGTTTATCTGGCCGTAAAGTTAATGCTCGTGATGAAGCAGCAGGTAAAGAAGTATTCCTTCAAACTTGTTCTGCTTGTCATGGTGCTGATGCTAAAGGCATGACTATGCTAGGTGCACCTAACCTAACGGACAAAACTTGGTTGTACGGTGGTTCACGTAAAGTAATCCAACAAACAATCAGTTATGGTCGTAACGGTGTAATGCCAGCATGGGGTAAAATCCTTGGTGAAGACAAAGTAACGCTATTAAGCAGTTATGTTTACAGTTTAAGTGTAAAGTAA
- a CDS encoding membrane protein: MKSYWYKEPWFWFVIFFPVLAVVAGTSTFIIFQNNQPDMVSDDYYKDGKKINQDLTKYHEALVRNITFSLKFDDGFAVFTPSTGDMTKNEALNISFFHVTLAKHDISVLATASGDGSYRVEIPDDMLKGKWRVRAESFDGKWRIQEYVQYPNTSVIKLDGEQD; encoded by the coding sequence ATGAAATCTTATTGGTATAAAGAACCGTGGTTCTGGTTTGTCATTTTCTTTCCTGTATTAGCCGTGGTTGCTGGCACTTCGACTTTTATTATTTTTCAAAACAATCAACCTGATATGGTTTCTGACGATTATTATAAAGACGGTAAAAAGATCAACCAAGACTTAACTAAATACCATGAAGCTTTGGTTCGAAATATTACTTTCAGCCTAAAATTCGACGACGGTTTCGCCGTGTTCACACCTTCTACAGGAGATATGACAAAGAACGAAGCGCTTAACATTTCATTTTTCCATGTCACATTGGCGAAACATGATATATCAGTACTGGCAACAGCCTCGGGTGACGGAAGTTACCGTGTAGAAATTCCAGACGATATGCTAAAAGGTAAATGGCGTGTGCGTGCCGAGTCTTTTGATGGAAAATGGCGCATTCAAGAATACGTTCAATATCCAAATACTTCAGTAATTAAGTTAGACGGCGAGCAAGATTAA